The Tistrella bauzanensis DNA window CAGGATGACAGGCCGCGCATCGCCCAAGGGAGGACCATCATGACCAACAGCCTGACCAGCAGTGCCGATGCGGTGCTGCGCCATGCCGTCGATGCCACACCGGGTGTGCCGGGTGTGGTCGCCGTCGCCACCGATCGTGACGGCACGATCTATGAGGGTGCGGCCGGAACGCGCGGGCTTGGCTCCGACGCACCGATGACCACCGACACCGTCTTCGCCATCTTCTCGACCACCAAGGCCATCACCGGCACCGCCGCCCTGCAACTGGTCGAGGATGGCCGGCTCGACCTCGATGCACCGGCCAGCACCTATGTGCCCGAGATCGCGGCACTTCAGGTGATCGACGGGTTCGACGACGACGGCACGCCGCGTCTGCGGGCGCCCAGTCGCGACATCACGACCCGCATGCTGCTGCTGCACACGGCCGGCCTCGGCTATGACTTCTTCAACGAGACCTATGCCAGACTGGCCGAGGCCGGCCGGCAGCCCAGCGTTATCACCGCCACGCACGAAGCCCTGCGCACGCCCCTGCTGTTCGACCCCGGCACGCAGTGGGAATATGGCTCCAACATCGACTGGGTCGGCCAGATCATCGAACGGATCACCGGCCAGCGGCTGGGTGCGGTGATGCAGGATCGCATCCTGGACCCGCTCGGCATGACCGATACCGCGTTCTCGATGACGCCATCCATGCATGAGCGGATGGCGATCATGCATCAGCGCGACGAGACCGGCGCCCTGTCAGCGGTGCCCGATTTCATGCTGCCGCAGGATCCGGAGATCCACATGGGCGGCCATGGGCTCCATTCCACCGCCCCCGACTATGCCCGCTTCATCCGCATGTGGCTGAATGACGGCAGGGGACCGGATGGTCGTGCCGTGCTGAAGCCTGAAACCGTGCGGATGGCGGAGCAGAACGGTCTGGGCGAGATGAAGATCAAGGCGCTGCCCGGCGTGATCCCCAGCCTGTCCAACGAAGCCGAATTCTTTCCCGGCATGCCGAAATCCTGGGGCCTGACCTTCATGATCAATGACGAGCCCGCCCCCACCGGCCGGCCGGCCGGATCACTGGCCTGGGCGGGTCTTGCCAACCTGTATTACTGGATCGATCGCCCCAATGGCATCGGCGGATTCTGGGCGACCCAGATCCTGCCCTTTGCCGATCCCGCATCGGTCGGCGGCTATCTCGACTTCGAGACAGCGGTCTATCGCCACGCCGGCATCACCGGCTGACGGCCTTGTGCCGCACGGCGCCGCCGTCGGCGCCGTGCGGCCAGTCTCCTTCAGGCCAGAGCCCATCAGGCCAGAGCCCATCAGGCCAGAGACTTGGTCACCATCTCATACACGTCGCGCGACAGGCTCTTGCGCGACATGATCCGCTCCAGCGCCGCGCGCATCATGCCCTGGCGGCGGTCGTCATAGCGCCGCCAGCGCTTGAACGGACCCACCAGACGGGCGGCGATCTGCGGGTTCATGGCATCCAGAGCCACGATCTGGTCGGCGAGGAATTCATAACCACGGCCGTCTGCGGCATGGAAACCCTGCGGATTGCTGGCGGCGAAGGCGCCGATCAGCGACCGGACCCGATTGGGATTGCGCATCGAGAACGCGGCATGTTCCATCAACATCAGCACGTGATCCAGCGCATCCGGGCGCGAGGCCGTCGCCTGGACCATGAACCATTTGTCGACCACCAGCGGTTCATCTTTCCAGCGGTCATAGAACGCATCGAATGCCGGCTGTGACAGCTCGCCCGGCTGATCGGCCAGCACCAGCAGACCGCCCAGAGCATCGGTCATGTTGGTGGCGGTGGCGAAGCGCCGCTCGGCCCGCTCAAGCCCGGCGGTGCCGCCCGCCGCACCCAGATAGGCCAGGCACAGATTGGCCAGCGACCGCCGGCCGACCGCCGCGGTCTCGAAGGCATAGGGCTGGCCGGCCTCGGCCGCTTCCAGCCGGTCGAACAGCGCGATCAACTGCGGCTCCAGGCTGCGGCCGATCTCGCGCCGCACGAACTGGCGCGCGGTGGTGATGCCCTCGACATCGATCCGCGACATCGTCTCGGCCAGATAGCTCTCCCCCGGCAGGGTCAGCGCCTCGGCAACCAGCGCCGGGTCCAGCGCGTCATCGGTGATGGTACGGGTGAAGGCCTCGCGGAACTCCAGGGGCAGCACCAGCGGACGGCCGGCGCCGATATCGGCGATCAGCCGGTGGATAACCCGGATGGCATAGGTCTGCGCCGCCTCCCATCGATTGAACGGGTCGTCGTCATGGCCCATCAGGAAGGCCAGATCGGCATCCTTGGCCCTGGTGTCCAGCTTCACCGGCGCCGAGAAACCGCGCAGCAGCGACGGCACCGGCCGTTCGGGTAGCTGCATGAAGGTGAAGCGGGTGACGCGGTCGGACAGCACCAGCACCCGCTCCAGGGCGCCGGCCTGCGGTGCATCGGCGGGTTCATTGGCCAGCATCATCGGCAAAGGTGCGCCGTCGGGGCCGATCAGCGCCGCGCGCACAGGCACGACCATGGGCTGCTTCACCGGCTGGCCGGGGGTCGGCGCCAGGGTCTGGGTGAAGGTGACGTCGAAGGTGCCGGCATCGGGGTCATGACGGGTATCGACCGACACCTCGGGCGTCCCCGCCTGAACATAC harbors:
- a CDS encoding methyl acetate hydrolase AcmB, encoding MTNSLTSSADAVLRHAVDATPGVPGVVAVATDRDGTIYEGAAGTRGLGSDAPMTTDTVFAIFSTTKAITGTAALQLVEDGRLDLDAPASTYVPEIAALQVIDGFDDDGTPRLRAPSRDITTRMLLLHTAGLGYDFFNETYARLAEAGRQPSVITATHEALRTPLLFDPGTQWEYGSNIDWVGQIIERITGQRLGAVMQDRILDPLGMTDTAFSMTPSMHERMAIMHQRDETGALSAVPDFMLPQDPEIHMGGHGLHSTAPDYARFIRMWLNDGRGPDGRAVLKPETVRMAEQNGLGEMKIKALPGVIPSLSNEAEFFPGMPKSWGLTFMINDEPAPTGRPAGSLAWAGLANLYYWIDRPNGIGGFWATQILPFADPASVGGYLDFETAVYRHAGITG
- the pepN gene encoding aminopeptidase N yields the protein MKTDLPKTILLAEYAPPAYQVSTIDLEFRLDPHATRVTATSRFDRMAGAAADAPLVLDGAGLRLVSIMIDGAPVGPERYDQQEERLVIRGVPAGFVLTVITEIDPAGNTALEGLYLSNGIFCTQCEAEGFRKITYFPDRPDVMARYRTTIVGDPVVLPVMLSNGNPVADETGPDGLRRIVWEDPFPKPSYLFALVAGDLALHEDSFTTISGRSVALRLYVEPRNADKCAHAMASLKKALAWDETAYGREYDLDIYMIVAVDDFNMGAMENKGLNVFNSKYILARPDTATDADYAGIEAVVAHEYFHNWTGNRITCRDWFQLSLKEGLTVFREQQFVADHQSAAVSRIHDVRVLRAAQFPEDAGPTAHPVRPDSYIEISNFYTSTVYNKGAEVIRMLHTLIGEDAYRRGMDLYFQRHDGQAVTCEDFIRAHADANDLDLGDFFRWYVQAGTPEVSVDTRHDPDAGTFDVTFTQTLAPTPGQPVKQPMVVPVRAALIGPDGAPLPMMLANEPADAPQAGALERVLVLSDRVTRFTFMQLPERPVPSLLRGFSAPVKLDTRAKDADLAFLMGHDDDPFNRWEAAQTYAIRVIHRLIADIGAGRPLVLPLEFREAFTRTITDDALDPALVAEALTLPGESYLAETMSRIDVEGITTARQFVRREIGRSLEPQLIALFDRLEAAEAGQPYAFETAAVGRRSLANLCLAYLGAAGGTAGLERAERRFATATNMTDALGGLLVLADQPGELSQPAFDAFYDRWKDEPLVVDKWFMVQATASRPDALDHVLMLMEHAAFSMRNPNRVRSLIGAFAASNPQGFHAADGRGYEFLADQIVALDAMNPQIAARLVGPFKRWRRYDDRRQGMMRAALERIMSRKSLSRDVYEMVTKSLA